The genomic stretch TAGTCTAttaaaataacattactctatcgATAATTGGAGTAAAGGTTTTTGACATAACGATGACAATGGTTATGCAATTGACAACAAGAAAGTGAAAGGTTTTGACATAAACTACGACAATGGTGAGATCCACATTTGATTAATGTAGCATGCTATCTAATTCTTGTGCCACAAACACCCTGGCAAATAAGGAAGTGAGCCAAGCAACTCATATCTGCGCTCTGACGTGGACGACACAATTAACTTCACATTCAATTGCTGACACATTGAAAGGGGTTACAAAGTTCATAGAGACGCATATCATGGTATACAACGATTTAATATGTGGCAAAAAGCTGGTTGCCAGAACCGTATATGTCCTCTTCTACAGAAAACACCAACAGTCAAGTAGGGAACTAGCAGAGGACACTTGAGAAATAAAGTCCTAAAACACACATGTTATTCCTAAAAATCTATATACCCTCTATAAcgcaaaactttttttttttaatgcacatTTCCTACACAAAGCAAATCAGCTTGAAAGGGGCATGCCAAAAGCCTAGGAATGTCCCAACTGAAAACAGTTCCTCAAAGTGCGTTAACTAAAATTTGTTGGATACGAAGCCTGGGTTCAGTGTCTAACCAAATGCAGAAACAAGGACACAGCAGTCACATCAAAGGTTCAAGTTAATGCTCATTAATTCCTTTGGAGACAACGAAAGTCACAGCTTTCTGTGCTTCAAGTATACCTCTAACCAGAAACAAAGATCCTAATGTTTCTAAATGTAAAGATtagtaaggaaaaaaaaggacttCCTGGTtatatttcttgtcatttgcCTATGGTGTACATATAAATAATTACCACAGGCCACTTTGTCACCCCCACTACCTGGCAATAATCATATAGTTACAAACTTACGAGTCTACCACACGACAAGCATTCAAGGGACCATCTCCAAGGAGCCTCCCATTAAAAGGAACACACATCCCATAATCACGTACGCACACTCTCCTCATTCCCTACTTGCGCACATTCATTTCCTCTCCCACCCTCTCCATTCGTCTAAAATCATCAACAGcctatatttttttccttgagcATCACACCCAGCATTTTCAAGACAAATGGGGGAAAAAAGCTTCAGCACACATTAAAATGTTTAATACCTATATATTAATAACATATAACTTCTTCTTAACCTTACAGAAGCAAAGAATAAAATGTCAAAATATGGAGAATTGTGTTCTTGGCCAAATGATGGCTTACACCGTACAAAAACCACCTAAACGCAAGCCAGTTAGAGTTGAAATGACTGAAGCCTTTAGTCTGTCACCGAGGAACTGCAAATTCTAGGAAACgccattgaaaaaaatatgagagaCAATCAGTAGGTGAAGAAAACatagagagagacagagagagacagagaactTTGTTGAGTAGACACAAAGAACAAAACATGTTTATGAAGAAAGGCACCACATTAAAGAAATCAGTCATGTCTTGAGAGGGAAATGAGAAGAagaattaatcatattattttgGTTAGAGAACCAAAATAACTAATTCTGGATTTGGGTGGGGGGTTTTAAGGTGAGTTTTATGTAAGTTGTAATTAagtaaaatttaatcttaatttCCCTTACTTGGGTTAACAAGAGAGTTGTTTAAAAAATTCTAAGGAATTTAAACTTGGGATTTTGAGCACCCAAATCCCAATTTCAGATTACATTGAGAAAGTGTCATTATACATATTCTACCAATTTTATCATTCTCATACCATCACCATTACCCTTCACCGACAACACCACCATCATTGTCATTTGTCATGGTCACTGCTACCAGTACTGCCATAACTACCATCATCACCATTTTCAGCCTCTATGACCCACTGCCGACACCGCCCCACTGCCATCACTAATAGATCTCCTATATTGGTTAAGAGTGTCATAGCGCAACCAAACCTTATGGGTTTCGTTAAATAGAAGTAAGGTAtcaaatttcatgttattttactgctctatctttttattctctctctaaATATTCTTTGACCATGACTCTAGGCACTACCGAAGTTCAGAATACATTTGAGATCTTAAATTGTTTACTACACATACAAGAAATTAAATCTCATGTCTGCTAGTCATTCACCATCTCCACCATAAACAGTTTCTAACTTTTTTAATCCATGTTCAATGGAAACTAATATTGGAAAACCTAGTAACTGCGACTGCATCTGAAGCcttctgagaaaaaaaaaaaaaacacacactcAAAAGAAGAACCTTAAATAATCACTAATCCTGTCAAACACACAGTATTAAACAGTGAATTGAAAGGATGTTATTGCTCTAAGATCCAAATACAACCCGTGCCAACTACTGATACATCCACATAATCcattctcttgaaaaaaaaaaaaaaaaaacaaagataactGAATTTAGTAAGCTGGTTAAGCAAGTTTGCATTTGCTGAACAATACAAATACCAACAAATTAACATTTGAGgatttcttcttccttccacAGAGTGAGTAAGAAATAAACACTAGCATTTATTGTCCCACAAAGATCCAGCAAGCCCCTGTCACAATGGTATTGCAAGTCCTATACCATGAAGTACAACAACAGGTCAGAATACACATAATTGCACCAATCAAGAGGCAACCATCCCGGCCGGCTGCCCGGAGTATAGAGTAACTTGTACCAAGCCACCCATTTAAGATTAAACATTAATGAACGATTATACCTTCCCAGAATCATAACAAGAAGCACAAAACGAGCCTTAACATAGCTCAAAGAGTAGAGCACCACACCAATAAATACACAATTCACACACAGCCCACTTTGCAAATGATGATTAAAACTCATTACCCACAACTTATTCCCTAACATCCATGGCATATGATACATAACTAAATGAAGTACCTTGAGAGAGCCAGCTCCAGCAGGAGGAATCGACGGCGATGCTGGATTTGAGCCGAGCAGAAGCAATGGCGCTGTGAAGTGGCATCATCGATTCCACGCTCCCCAACACCAAAGCAATCCTAAAACAAGCAAAAATAACATGAATACGAATTATGAGAGTGTCAGATAAGCGCGGGTCTTAGAAAAGCTTGGACCTTGAAGCGCGAGGGATGGCTCTGGTTGTTGGAGAAAAGGCAGGAGGGGCAATGGGCTTGGGGCTTAGGGATATTTGGGTTATGGTTTTAGAGCGAGCGGCTACGGACCTCGAACCCGCCGTTATCGCTGATCGGCACAAGGAAGCCATTTCTGGTTCAGGGTTTTAGGTGAATGGATCGGAGGGCCATGAGGAAGGTCGCTTAAACCCTACCAAAACGAATTGCGATTAGCTTGAGTGAAACGACGCCGCATAAGGTCCCGCTCAAAGTGCATTTCTTTCATTAAAAGAATGccttttttcaacaaaattttcttttaaacttgagtcgaaagaattttctttaatttagtatattaaattaatatatacatgtaatttttatatgtcattttaatttaatttataatttttacaaatattttaaatatatatatcaatttaataaattaagttaaaGAACACAATTTTAACCCAACCTCGATAAAAACTTTTCTcttcaattaatatttgaagCTATGATTAATCATATATTCCATTGTTTATGGAAGAAATCGAAAAATTTCATACTAATCTTTATTCAGATGgttctgaaaaaaaataataataaaattatatgtatatatatgtgtgtgtgtgagaatttaatttataaggatTTATAGATAGATGaagatcctctcaattttcgagtgaaattgaaagatttaaTTATATGGTCAATAttaaattttcctttaggtTCAAATTGGTCCTTTCACTAACTTattatccaattaattaatgatgtacCATGTCAGACTAATCACTAATGTCATGTACTTTTTACATAACAAGTCATGTgccaattaaaaatataacagaaatttcctcaaaaccagtatggaggaaatattttcaaactcatgtaaaatagtgtaaagtgtctataaacatttaaaagtcacattaaattattaacctcattaataacagtttactaatttagactaaatttaatgtgcattttaaatatgtatagacacttggcactattttatatgggttggaggatatttcctccatatcggtttggagaaaatttatgtccttaaAATTGCCACATAGAAGTATTGAAAACAAATGAATAATGTTACATATTATACTTTTATTCCATTTATATCTTATTGGGCCGGGGTGAATTAGTCATtatcaacaaaatgaaaataaaaaatcaatggtaTGTAGGGTCTGTAGGGTGAGGTGAGGATgcaatatgtagcatttttcaaaacaattttatttatttgtgataTGTTTGTAATTTAAAGCAAATGTGTCACATGGCATATACAATTGACACAAAATGTGTCATATTAGAGTTGTGAAGCATTAATTGATCCATCTAACATGACATGctcttaattaattggacaGTAAGTTGATGGAGGAACTTATTTGAAATCGTAGAATCGAAGGAAAGTCTAAGGAcctaattgttgaaattgaaaacctaataattaaattatttaatgtaTGATCCAAGCAGAGTTTAAGCCcgaattttaaaacaacctctaaacatttatctatagtataaatatataatatgtaactATATAACACATATTATACGATATAACatataattatcatttttttttaaaaaaaataccatttggctcctccattgggagCATTTCCAATGAAGGAgccaaatgatatttttatctaaaatggctaatcagatttgtaaaaaaaacccacactggattaaccaaaaaaaaaaaaaatgaatatttgattggattagtaaaaaaaaaaaaaaagaattacatgtagcagcacttttcaatggagccattttatttttgattgtttATCTCAtatgttcttattttttttcccaaaacttttccaaCTTTTAAAGGTTCATTATGtgaatattctttcacaatttttaataaaaaaaatttcataaatatgatttACATCACCATAAGAATATGGTTTTCATACTTAACGTTGGCAAAtacgacatttgaaaaatataattattagaaaatacaaccgtttaaaaaaatattatagttacaaaaatgattattcaaaaaataataatcgttgaaaaattattatgctaaaCGAATtactattgaaaaaataaagagtgaaatacgattttagaaaataaataaagatataataaataaagagtaaaaaaataatatttaaatgatatagataaaaaattaGCTAATGGGATGTAGGggacctttaaaaattaattagttaaactagataaagtgagttttgagaaatTATTTTGCATAACAATTTGGCTCAttcattgggaatgctctaatatatatatatatataaacgagcTAATGAGCTAGTTGAGCTTTAAATGAGCTAAACTCGTGAGTTTCTATTGAATTTTATTGAGCAAGTCAAATATGTATCATTTACAGATGAAGCAGATTTATACAGTAACAAGCATGTTTATAAAGTATTTAACTCGAGTTCAGGTCGAGCTAAACTGGGGGAGTTGTTGAAcgaattaatttatttatagcCATGAGTTTCATCAATATATACACATTATAAAAATggtttttcattatatatatatatatatatatatatatatatatatatatatttgtgtttaatcttattatggatttttttttttggctcttaaTAAGCACTTACCAACGCGACGTCGCCTTGTTAAACTCAATTTCGCAAGTAACCAAAGCCATTTTAAAGCGACTTTCTCGACGTTGCTAACATAAACACCGCCTAAAACTAGTGCATATGTAGAAACGCTGCGTTTAGGAACGGACTCTCACATCTTCTGCAAACCGATCTCAACGATCCAAATCTTCTCCCACTGATCAGGTGGTCTCAGTTGCCTCTGTTGCTCTCTTCTCCAACCTCAGTCGCACACGACCtgtagaagaagaagcagaagctACTCGGCTTGGCAATCACCGGCAAATGGCTGCGATCTTAGCTCGGAAATCTCTTCAGGCTCTTCGCGCTCGCCAGCTCGTAAGAACTCTCATGCCCTAAACATTTCCGTTTCCCTCTTGTGCTCTGTTTGGTAGATGAGAAAACGTCGTAAATCAAATCGAAACCTATTTATACTGAGAATAATAcgagtttttcttttctttttattttctttgtgaaTGTTTAGTTTCTCTCTCCAAGCCGTTTGCATAAGCTAGTGGAGTTATTCATATTTTGTGATTTAATAAAAGCACGAAACGCAGAATCTGAAGCACAGCCATTTCTTCTCCTCGGTTTTCTCGGAATCCAACAGAAGGgatttatttattgtttctatttttttatgcCCTAGCTTCTAATTGTTCAGGCAATTGTACAAATtgccttatttttgttttgggaaatTGAGTGATGATTTTCTATTGTTCTTTCTGTGTGTGGAAT from Corylus avellana chromosome ca1, CavTom2PMs-1.0 encodes the following:
- the LOC132166906 gene encoding protein NONRESPONDING TO OXYLIPINS 2, mitochondrial-like isoform X1; this translates as MASLCRSAITAGSRSVAARSKTITQISLSPKPIAPPAFSPTTRAIPRASRIALVLGSVESMMPLHSAIASARLKSSIAVDSSCWSWLSQGLAIPL
- the LOC132166906 gene encoding protein NUCLEAR FUSION DEFECTIVE 6, mitochondrial-like isoform X2 produces the protein MASLCRSAITAGSRSVAARSKTITQISLSPKPIAPPAFSPTTRAIPRASRIALVLGSVESMMPLHSAIASARLKSSIAVDSSCWSWLSQEFAVPR